In Oncorhynchus gorbuscha isolate QuinsamMale2020 ecotype Even-year linkage group LG03, OgorEven_v1.0, whole genome shotgun sequence, the DNA window caagttaaacaatttaaaggcaattctaccaaatgctaattgagtgtatgtaaacttctgacccactgggaatgtgatgaaataaataaaagctgaaataaatcattctctctactattatactgacatttcacattcttaaaataaagtagtgatcctaactgacctaaggaatttttactaggattaaatgtcaggaattgtgaaactgagtttaaatgtatttggctaaggtgtatgtaaacttcctacttcaactgtttaaaataaaaatatttgtttaacacttatttggtaactacgtgattccatgtgttatttcatagttttgatgtcttcattattattgtacaatgtagaaaatagtaaaaataaagaaaaaccctggaatgagaaggtgtccaaacttttgactggtactgtatgtaaactcgatagtgttttgtatttttgtaaattagcaaacatttctaaaaacctgtttttgcactgttatgagatttaaaaaaatatatattttagaataaggctgtaatgtggaaaaagtcaaggggtctgaatacattccaaaggcactgtacatatacagtgagggaaaaaagtatttgatcccctgctgattttgtacgtttgcctaCAACCGGTTTAGGTGTTCATTCGCAATGTTACAATGCCTGAGATTGTACATGTTGGTATGCGACCGTGTGTCTTGTCACTCACAGTGTATGTAGTCTGTGCTCAGAGCTGTGGCAGGACTGCAGTCTCGTGTTGACCGAGCATCACGTCGCCACACTCCCTACGCACCTTCTCACTGGGAGTGGTTTGTtctaacggtgtgtgtgtgtgtgtcgctgtaGTATCCGTGTAAgagcacctctctgtctgtgtgtaaggAATGCATTACCCTCAGGTACTGCTGGACCACTCCTACGATCACCTAgacagaggagaaaagagagggaggagaggatgagaatgggggagaaaaaggggggggAGGGGTTGATTAATAAGAgtgatttatttactaaatagaAAACCACCACCGTCAACAGATCATTCAGGGAGTTTTAACTGTCTCTTCTAGTTGGTCAAACACTGCTGGATCCTATGATTGGCCTGTGTGTGAAGTGAAAGAGCAGGTGGGTGTGAGTGAAGActggcaagtgtgtgtgtgtgtgtgtgtgtgtgtgtgtgtgtgtgtgtgtgtgtgtgtgtgtgtgtgtgtgtgtgtgtgtgtgtgtgtgtgtgtgtgtgtgtgtgtgtgtgtgtgtgtgtgtgtgtgtgtgtgtgtgtgtgtgtgtgtgtgtttgggtgtatACTCACGTGTTGTGGTGGTGAATGTATATGCGGTGAGCTGCGGCCTGTTGCAGGCAGAACAGATGGACTGAGACTCTCTGTAGTATGTCTGTGGTGGCAAAAAATACACCCAACACTTCTCCTGGTCTGCCTCCAGTATCCCAGCTAACACTGGCACCAGTTGACCCCTACAcacagaggggaggggggagaagaagTGGAAGAGTGAGAGGTACCGACTGAGAGCTGGCAGCTCTGTGGCAGGCGGTAACTCCACTCTATAGGGCCGTCGTCAACCCTCTGGACTCCAGCAATGGCCCCAACCGGCTTCTCTGTGGTGACCTTATACCTACACGGCACCGACAGGGGGAGAGTGGGAGCAGAGGAGAAGGAAGACACCAGCATTTTATTGTCCTGTCCTGTTTCATCTGGTGTTGTGTTTTGATGAATCCCAAATCAATAAAATGGCAATAACTTGTTCATTTCAATGTAATTCCAGGTTGCCCATCgtaattacacacacaccaactgttggagctatgaaacacacaacacacacagacttacATGGTGGGCTTGTTCTTGCGGGGTTCTCCGTAGGGTGTGAAGGGTGAAGCACTGGCGGCAGCGTGGTAAAACGTCACTCCAATACTCCACAGGTCAGCACTCACACCATAGGCCTTCTGCTGGGGTTTCCACATGACTGCACACTCATATATGTCtgggtgccacacacacacacacacacgctaaataCCATAACCTGTCCTACCTTATGTTATCTGCTGAGGTTTAGGAAACACTGCACGCTCAGACAGGTCTGAGACAACATTCGAAGTAATCTCTCCTCTCCGTCCCGTTGTTCTTGTCTATAACTGCCCTGTGCTTTGTCATGTACTTGTACATGTTAtgtggacctcaggaagagtagctgcagcatgtgcagtagctaatggggatcctaataaactaagcTGTCGCTTAcctttcccctcttctccccataGCCTCCCCGTtttctctcctccaccacccctctctctcaccacgtATTCCTCTGTCCCATAGAGGGAGACAAACTTCTCATCGTACTCTAGTTCTCTGGCCGCTCCAAATGCTGTTAGCTTATAGATggacctcccctcctctcccacctgaCGAATGATGTTCCCAGGCTTAATATCCCGATGCACCACCCTGTTCTCACGCAGATGGTTCATCCCGTGCACTAGAAGAAATAGGACGAATGGTTCATccaaattattggggggggggcacaccTTCTCATCCCCCGGCTCCTAACCTCTCTTCgcctccacccacacacacactgacccacacAATGTAGTACTATGAGGAGCTCTGGTTCTGGTAGACCGAAGGCGTTCTCTGGCTCCACCAGCAGACTGAGCAGACTGCCTCCTGAACAATACTCCATCACCAACACCCTCGGTTTACTCCTcagctacagacagagagagagaggggggggggcatgacTAATCAGGTTTGATGAAGGTAAAAAACTGTTTGTTGCTAccgctcttcctctcctcacctcctccatggAGAAGAGCTTGACGATGTTGTTGTGGTTGAGTCTCCTGAGCATCTCGAACTCTCTCATCTGAACCTCGTACGGACGACTGTAGCTCATCAGTTTAAACACCTGCACCGCAACCTGCTGCCCTGTCATCTACACACACAAGTTAGTTATCAAAAGTTAGCGATCCCATGACATCTCACTCACCCTTTGATGTGTttgaaatataaacgcaacatgtaaagtgttggtcccatgtttcatgagctgaaataaaagatcccagaaatgttccgtatgcacaaaaaaaagcttattgctctcaaatgttgtgcacaaatttgtttacatcccggttggtgagcatttctcctttgccaagataatccatccatttttttaatttaaccaggtaggccagttgagaacaagatctcatttacaactgcgacctggccaagataaagcaaagcagtacgacacaaacaacacagagttacacatggaataaacgaacgtgcagtcaataacacaatagggaacaagtctatatacattgtgtgcaaacgAAGTAAGATACTAAGGGAATAAATAGGctatagtggtgaaataattacaatttagcaattaaacactggagtgacagatgagcagaagatgaatgtgcaagtagtggggtgcaaaggagaagaaaaaaaacagtatggggatgaggtagttggatgggctatttacaaatgggctttgtacaggtgcagtgatctgtgagctgctctgacagctggtgcttaaagctagtgagggagataggagtctccagcttcagtgatttttgcaatttgttccagtcattggcagcagagaactggaaggaaaggcggccgaaggagaaattggctttgggggtgaccagtgaaatatacctgctggagcgcgtgctacagttgggtgttgctatggtgaccagtgagctgagataaagcaaagacttatagatgacctggagccagtgggtttggcgacgaacatgaagcgagggccagccaacgagagcatacaggtcgcagtggtgggtagtatatggggctttggtgacaaaacaaaaggcactgtgatagactacatccagtttactgagtagtgttggaggatattttgtaaatgacatcgccgaagtctagggtcggtaggatagtcagttttacgaggctatgtttggcagcatgaatgaaggatgctttgttgcgaaataggaagcagattctacatttaattttggattggagattcttaatgtgagtctggaaggagagttaacagtctagccagacacctaggtattttgcTAGGTGcttggggggtgcagggctgttgatcgggataggggtagccaggtggaaagaaAGGCCAgtcgtagagaaatgcttattgaaattctcaatcgtcatggatttattggtggtgacattgtttcctagcctcagtgcagtgggcagctgggaggcagctgggaggaggtgctgttATTCTCAattgactttacagtgtcccagaactttttgaagtttctgcttgaaaaagctagcctttgctttccgaactgcctgtgtatattggttcctaacttctgtggcatataaagaagctgactaaacagcatgattattacacaggtgcaccttgtgctggggacaataaaaggtcactctaaagtgtgcagttttgtcacacaacacaatgtcacagatctCTCAAGTTTTGGTGAAGTTTGCAATTGgcacgctgactgcaggaatgtccaccagagctgttgccagagaaacaccgatgttttagagaatttggcagtacattcaACCACCCTCACCGCAGACCATgagtatggtgttgtgtgggctaGCGGTTTGcggatgtcaatgttgtgaacagagtgccccatggtggtggtaggGTTATGATATGGCCAGCATAAGCTACTGACAACAAAcagttgcattttatcgatggcaatttgaatgcacagagatcccgaggcccattgtcatCCCATTCATcccccaccatcacctcatgtttcagcatgataatgcacggccccatgtcgcaaggatctttacacaattcctggacgctgaaaatgtcccagttcttccatggcctgcatactcaccagacatgtcacccattgagcatgttagtgatgctctggatcgacgtgtacgacagcgtgttccagttcccgccaagtTCGCGGCCTGTGAGTGTCGGCAATAAAAGAGGAAAGCCACAACTTGAGAGGAAGAGCTCTAGTGGATGTTCAAAGGTTGCCAGCAACAAGGGGTGGAGTGAGAGGAGACAGCCCGTCAATTCTGTTACCCTTCCAAAGACCGGTTACTGACAAAGTGACCATAGGATATACGAGTTATTAGGGGAGGGCTTATGTACCGAAGCCTTGAAGATATTAGAACTGCCAGAAGTATGGGCATGTGGCAACAGCCTGTAAAGAGAAAAGGTGCCAGGTGTGGAGGGGAGCATGAGTATGGGTAGTGTGGGGATGGTGAACAACCTACGCGCTGCAGCTGTGTGGGTGCTCATAGCGTGGCATCTAGTGGGTGTGAGGCAAGGAAGCAGGTAGCGGAGGTGCAACAAGTgccatatgctgaggcagtgagggTGGTCCAGGGAGCTGCAGGCTCCAGGGAGACATGGGTTGGAGCATCAATATGGTATACATAGATAAGAGAAAGCTGGTGACAGTTCATAGCAGGAGCTATCAATAGCACTGCTAAAGTAGAGTCTAAAACAGAGAGGATTCAGCTAATAGTGAAATCTGCTGGGAGACATCCGAGTGTGACAGGGTTGACCTGGGAAGAGGTTGGAGATGACCTCAATCAGCCGAGAGTGACAGGGTTGACCTGGGAAGAGGTTGGAGATGACCTCAATCAGCCGAGGGTGGAGTCATGTATTACTGGATCTTAGTTAATACTACAATGGAATGCCCGAAGCCTGTTGGCTGATGGGTAGGAGTTCAAGCAGTTCATTGTGGATGTGCCAGTTAAGCCTGATGTGATTTGTGTCCAGGAAACAGGGGGGGTGGACTTGCCTACAGGATGCTCGGCAGAGGTAATTAACAGGaatatgtggtggtggtgtggttgaGAGGAGGGGTGATAGTGAACAGATATTGGGCCTGGAAgtgctggagagggtggagggccAGAATAGAACTAAGGTAATGTGGTGTGGGGATTTTAATGCCCACAACACACTCTTGGGGGGAAAACGGATAGATGGAAATGGCCAAGTGATGGGAACATCTGATAGAAATGAAAGATCTAGTGTGCCTGAATGATGGTCGAGGGACCAGGCTTGATGAAGCCATAGGGACAGAATATGCCTTGGACCTCACTCTGGTATCTAATGTGATGGCAGGAATCTGTGAGTGGGAGGTATGGGAGGAGTCGACAGTAGGGAGGGATCCTTACCTCATAGTATTcacagtagggaggaggaggtgtcagTGGATGGAGTAGGCAGGTGGGGGATTGGAATGGCAAAGTGGGATCAGTTTAAAGAGCTGAGTTTAATACCTCTGGTTGTTTCAGCAAGGCTACTTAAAAATCAagaaccttgtgtgtgtgtgtgtgtgtgtgtatatataacaaACATGAGAATTTGTTAATGCAGAAAATAACGTAGACAACACCACTGCCagaggtgagtgagtgaggtgatGGCTCGGGTGAATGTGAGATGGGATGTGGATAGTATGAATAACTGGGTGAAAACAGCGTTAGGGGGAGCAGCTACTGAGGTTATACCTAAGAGTTCAGGGAGGAGGAAAACAGTCCCATGGTGGACGGAGGAGTGTGGGACAATACTTCCTGGAGAACAGGGGGCTAGTATCGCCACATTAGAGTGGGTTCAGGAAGGGTAGGAGAACTATAGACCCAGTGCTCTGCTTAGAAGCAGAGGTCAGGAAGACTCAGGTGAACAAGGGGACTGTTGTAGCGGTCTTTTTTGATGTGGAGAAGatgtatgatatgatgtggaagGAGGGGTCGTTAATCAAGCTTGATATTATGGCGGTAGGAGGAAGAACGTACAAATGGCTAAAGGATTTCCTGTTTGGAAGGTCTATCCAAGTGAGGGTGGGGAAGTCTCTCTCAGGCAGCTACCTGGTGGATAACGGTACACCGCAGGGGAGCGTGATTAGTCCTCTGTTGTTCTCAATCATGATCAATTATGTTTACTCTAAGGTACAGCCGGATATTGGGAGGTCGTTATTTGCAGATGGCAAATGTGCCATTACATAGTCAGGAAGGTCCAGGAAGCAATTGATGAGGTAGAGTGGTAGGCATTAATGTGGGGGTTCAGGTTCTCTGTAGAGAACTCAGTGTTCTTTACCAGGAGCAAGATGGGAGATGAGGTATGCTTGAGGTTATATGGGAGAAACTTTGAGAGGGTGGACACAAGCTTTGGGTGGGTAATACCTAGGCGAGGGAGATGGGACTGCATGGAAGGGAGTTTAGTCAGATGGTACAAAAGATCCAAGGACAAGATGTACTGGGTCAGGATTTGTAGTGCAGGAATATGGGGGGGGCAGTCAGGAAACGTATTACAGATCATCTGGCTGTATATACGGCAGAGCTGATGGCCATTCTGTTGGCCTTGCAGAGGGTAAAGGATGTAGTTACTTGCTATAATGTATGTGCAGTGTTGATGAGTCTCCAGTCCTTTAGGTCACGTAGCAGACCAGACCTGCTTGGTTAAGATGCTACAAACCCATGGCAGGATGAGACAGATGGGTATACAGATAAGATTTACTTGGGTCCATGTCCatgtgggggtggaggggaatGAGACAACTGATACAATGGCTAAACAAGCACTTAGTAGTGGGAATGTTGATGTTGAAGTTTCAATGATTGAGGCAGAGGTAAAAAGCCTGATATGGACAGTGATGGTGCAGAGATAGcaggagcagtggaatagagataCTAAGGGCAGGCATTTATTTCAAGTACAGAGGAAAgttggggaggggaggatggcaGGAAGGGACATAAGAGGGGAGATAATTTTTTTACAAGATTAAGGGTGGGatacagccagtagattaagggtgggacacagccagtagattaagggtgggacacagccagtagattaagggtgggacacagccagtagattaagggtgggacacagccagtagattaagggtgggacacagccagtagattaagggtgggacacagccagtagattaagggtgggacacagccagtagattaagggtgggacacagccagtagattaagtgTGGGACACAGCGAGTAGATttagggtgggacacagccagtagattaagggtgggacacagccagtagattaagggtgggacacagccagtagattaagacTTTAAATGTGATAGGAAAGCATCCAACAGGAAAGTGTGATTATTGACAGGAAACAGAGACTGTGGAGTCTGTATTGCTACAGTGTGGAGAGtatcagagggaaagagagaggctgacATCTAGTATAAGGGAGAATGAGATACAGGAAATGAGTTCAGAGTATATTGAGTAGAACGTAATTGAATGTAGTCCCAAATATGTTATCTTTAAGAGCAACAGGCCTGGCAGGTAGTttttgaggcatcactacagacaccttgGTTTCGAAAGGCTGATTGTGAGTCTCATAGGGCgcagcacaattggcccagcgtcgtccgggtttggccggtgtaggccgtcattgtaaataagaatttgttcttagcggacttgcctagttaaataaatgttcaatttttttttttttaaatgtctccctgtctctggccCACACTCCAGTACAATAGGTGGTAATGTACCATAACATTGGATGCCAAGCGCCTATAAACCCCACCGAAGAAGTGTTAACTGCAATCTTTTTTGTAAGGGGGAGTTTGGAGTCCTACCTGGTTGCGGGCCTTATAGATGCTGGCGGTGGTACCCTGCCCAAGCACATCTTCCATTGACCACAGGTAGTTGGCTGTGCTCACCATCATTTTCTGACGTTTCCCAACAAATCCGATGGCAATTCCCAATGTATTCTCCGTCACTGAATGGGGTTATCTTTGAAGATTTCGGTGGAAATACGGTTTACTCTGCCAAAAATCTGTCCATAAAATGAGTTGAATCGTTTGGTATGGAGATCAATGACAGGGTCGAATTTGcttgacaaaaaaaatgtaattgcttaTTTGATATactgtaatgacccgactagatcataaatgaacaattgtccagacagaggcttgagtttacgaattgacggtttattacaccaactttacacaggctactgtttgggccgtagcacacgccaaatagatgacacaagccaatcgtgaccttctcttgtgaagcccagacgtaagagagagagaacaaaggctgaacctggtcttaacttccaatgctccacccccctgcccaacccccctccacgccactccgccaaccaccaggatgcctggcatcagaacattccaggcattcccgtgattggcagatagcaggttgattgacaggtcggaccccgcgaacaccgggtactggtcagtacaacacaaccacctcctagcctaacacataacacacagctgtctgtgcgggtcgctacacagccccccccaccacaaagtccctcgtccccgagggaacaaacaaagtctctgaagcgacccggaggtctcctttgcctgcatggccgtgatggtcgcagagtgcccctctgggacccaggggatgaaggcagggatatgggtgacaaggaagcgggaacgggtaatacagtccgtggctctggggaactacgcggtgacacagggggggagaccgggggagtgggctgtctggagccttgtctgcggcacctgagggtgggtgcctggagaatgtcattgccagagaggggaattgtgggggttcctggggtttggggagaagaggcccctctgtatggggctaacctgtcccggtgcagtgccacctttctccccctgggaggaagctgcacccgtacacaacctcccctaccctctccaggacactgcagggtcccacccagtgactgtccaacttggggcatctgccttttttccttagggggctgtagacccagaccagctccccagccacaaagtgccttccccgggtgtgcacgtcatagttccttttctgcctcacacctgcattcaccagctgctctctggcgaaggtgtgggctgtctccaggcggtcctggagtctccgggcatactccggccccggaggaacatgagagctatccaggggccgaccaaacgccatctccgcaggggtgcggatctctctccccagcatgaggagggcaggcgtgcaggaagtggagtcttggacagcggagcggcatgccatgaggaccataggcaggtgcttgtcccagtcacgctgctgtttggaagagacgatggccagctgctgtccaagcgttttgttgaagcgctccacaaggccatcactttgaggatggagaggagtagtgcgggtcttgtgcatacccagcctctcacacatggtggcgaacacacgggactcaaagtttctgccttggtcgctgtgggtggactctgcagctccaaacctgctgaacatccccgctgtcagggcgtcgacgatggtctctgcctcctggtcaggcagagcataggcctcgggccattttgtgaaatagtccatggccgtgagcacccagcggtttccactgtctgtggaaacaactacatccactcccaccctctccatgggagcccccactgggaactgttggagctgagcatgagagtggcctggggggccctttctcgctgtgcagttgtcacagcggcgacaaaagtcctccacatccctcttgtgctgcccccagtagaagccctgacggagacgacgcagtgtttttgtgaccccaaagtgtccagtccccacccccccatgagtactctggagcacagcctcccgcaatgcttttgggaccaccacctgccacctctcctctcccgtagctgactccttccatgcccgctgtagcacgccatcagccagccgcagtctctcaaacttcgaccacaaccctttggtcgcgagtgagagcgctatcacctcttcccatggtggcctcacctgcgcctctacccactgtagcactggctgtaggtctgtgtcccgtccctgctgctgccgccattcagccacgtcgacagtctgcagctcacagcagacaggcccgctcgcccgacacactgtggcacagacaccctcctctgcccgcagctctctctcccgtccctctctccgttcacagtggcggcagccgtctgcagtacagggccgacgggacatggcgtcggcgttggagtggcgtgcccctgccctgtgcaccaccgtgaagtcatacggctgaagctcctccaaccagcgtgccacctgcccctctggctctctgaaagacatgagccactggagagcagagtggtcagtccttacagtaa includes these proteins:
- the LOC124017136 gene encoding LOW QUALITY PROTEIN: inhibitor of nuclear factor kappa-B kinase subunit epsilon-like (The sequence of the model RefSeq protein was modified relative to this genomic sequence to represent the inferred CDS: inserted 1 base in 1 codon), which gives rise to MMVSTANYLWSMEDVLGQGTTASIYKARNQMTGQQVAVQVFKLMSYSRPYEVQMREFEMLRRLNHNNIVKLFSMEELRSKPRVLVMEYCSGGSLLSLLVEPENAFGLPEPELLIVLHCVVHGMNHLRENRVVHRDIKPGNIIRQVGEEGRSIYKLTAFGAARELEYDEKFVSLYGTEEYVRVCVCVWHPDIYECAVMWKPQQKAYGVSADLWSIGVTFYHAAASASPFTPYGEPRKNKPTMYKVTTEKPVGAIAGVQRVDDGPIEWSYRLPQSCQLSVGCRGQLVPVLAGILEADQEKCXGVFFATTDILQRVSVHLFCLQQAAAHRIYIHHHNTMHRMT